Proteins from a single region of Anaerolineae bacterium:
- a CDS encoding nucleoside phosphorylase, whose product MRPRTPSRTRFSPDPEKRFCCRVRSRKVAKAVEQPYPILEFDPTPQAILEPGKLIARIDVPERGVLCFFNEVITAICGDGKTRLLRNLRSEIGPNPLYEITIDGQRLAVCHPGVGAPLAAGFLEELIALGVSKFIACGGAGVLRRDLVVGHLVVPVSAVRDEGTSYHYLPPGREVSPSPAAVAAIEAALNAAGADYTKGKTWTTDAIYRETPDKVARRRAEGCLTVEMEAAAFFAVARFRGVEFGQILYGGDDVSGAEWDSRRWNNRATIREKLFWLAVEAALRL is encoded by the coding sequence ATGAGACCGCGCACACCGTCACGTACGCGCTTCTCCCCTGACCCGGAGAAGCGTTTTTGTTGCAGAGTACGCAGCAGGAAGGTGGCAAAAGCAGTGGAACAACCCTACCCGATCCTGGAGTTCGATCCGACCCCGCAGGCCATCCTGGAGCCGGGCAAGCTGATTGCGCGCATAGATGTTCCGGAGCGGGGGGTGCTATGCTTCTTTAACGAGGTGATCACCGCCATCTGTGGGGATGGAAAGACCCGGCTCCTGCGTAACCTGCGCAGCGAAATCGGCCCCAACCCACTTTACGAGATCACTATCGACGGGCAGCGGCTGGCCGTGTGCCACCCCGGTGTGGGCGCGCCGCTGGCGGCGGGCTTCCTTGAGGAACTGATCGCCCTGGGCGTCAGTAAGTTCATTGCCTGTGGCGGCGCGGGTGTGCTGCGGCGCGACCTGGTTGTCGGTCACCTCGTTGTGCCGGTCAGCGCAGTCCGCGATGAGGGCACGTCCTACCACTACCTGCCACCGGGTCGTGAGGTCAGCCCTTCCCCGGCGGCGGTGGCCGCCATCGAAGCCGCATTGAATGCAGCAGGGGCAGACTATACGAAGGGCAAGACCTGGACGACCGACGCCATCTACCGTGAGACACCGGATAAGGTCGCCCGCCGCCGGGCTGAGGGCTGCCTGACCGTAGAAATGGAAGCGGCGGCGTTCTTTGCCGTGGCCCGGTTCCGGGGTGTTGAGTTCGGGCAAATTCTGTATGGCGGGGATGACGTCAGCGGTGCGGAATGGGATTCGCGCCGCTGGAACAACCGCGCCACCATCCGTGAGAAGCTGTTCTGGCTGGCGGTGGAAGCTGCTCTGCGGCTATAG